CCAGGCCGAAGGACTCGCGCGCCGTTTCATCCGGATCAACGGTGAATGGCAGGATCACCGCACCTACGCCATTCTGGCTGAGGAGTTCCTGCCAGAGGAACAGCCATCCCCTTAACCTTCATATGTGCACAAAAACCCGTACGAGCGGAATTCGCTCATACGGGTCTTTGGCGTGCGGATTTATGGTATTAATAAGTACTCGTACCTGTGCTTCCGAACTGTTGCTGCAGCTCTTCCAGGGTAATTACATCTTCGCCCTGCGGAATACCAATCTTGAAGGTCTGTTTCTCATTGATCTTGCTGTATTGGTTGCTTGCATTCATAGATAAGGTAACATTCTCACCCTTGTCAGGATCATTAACTTTGATGTTCATGAGCATATCCTGGTATACCGGATAATCATCTTTGTTGACTGCGGTATTCAGATGGAACTGGTTAATAGTGAGATACTTGTTCAGATCAGCCAGGCTCTTGTCGAACTCTGCACGGGCTTCACTGGATTGAAGCTGTTCCTTGGCTTCGGCCAGCTTGGCAGGCTCAACCTGCAGCAGATCCTTGTATTCTTCTTTGCCCAGAATATCAATAATCTTCGGCATTGCGTTATTCACCAGAATAGTGAGCGCCTCTTTGACATTATCGTTGGTGACCTGGAATTGAACAACCTGCTTGGCTTCAACGCCTTCCGGCAGGCCGGCATCCTTCGGTTTGATATTATTGAAGTACTTGGCTTCATCGTATTCGCCAAGTAAGGTATTCATCACTTCATTCGACAGCTTCTGTACCTTCTGCGCATCCATTTGTGCAGGATTGAATTCAGCGCCCTGCTCTTCTGCCAGCTGCTTCAGATCCAGCTCGACGAATTTGTTCACGATGGTCTCAGGAATCGGCAGGAACGGAATCGAAGGTATTTTGACATACAGCTTCTGTCCGGTCATGACCATTGGAACCGTGAAGGACATAGCCATGTCCCCCTTCAGATTCAGAACGGTTGTCATTTCGGTCTGCATCGGCTCTGCCTGGTAGACACCATCGATGGTGAGCTCGGCGTTCTTAAGCATGCTGAGCATCTGACCCGTTGAAGCATCCGCTTCATTGGTGCCGGTGTCTATCGACAGATCATTAATAACTAATTTCGTCTTCATTTCGTAAGATGTCATAGCTGTAGCTTTGGCTGCAGCTGAAGTCAGAGCCTCCTTAGGCTCCTCTTTCTTTGCACACCCCGGCAGAATTACTGCAGCAGTTAACAGTAACGCAGCAGCGGATAACCCCCACTTTTTGTTCATTATTTTTCTCCTCTCCCATGTAAAAAAATTCTTTCCCCTCCCTAATGATAAACCATTTGGCAATTATGAGAAACATTTCTCTTCATTTTCATTTAAAATTGTGCTTAACCTTGCGGATTATGATGGTCCACATGGTTGGCCTGCTTCACCTTTTTAGACCCGGATAACGGCGCTGGACCTGAAGAATGGCGCTCTTTGCGGGGTCCCTGATTGTCCTGCTGTACGCCGGGTACAGGCATGCTCTTGGGTTTGCTCATTAGGGTTAGCCTCCTACGGATTGGTTAAGCCCTGAAGGGCTTGGGCACATTCATGAATCTGTCTCGTATACTGCTGCGCCAACAGCTGAACAGCATCTAACTGCTCATCTGCATGCACTCCAGCCTGTTCGGCGTCAAGCAAATCTACGGCAACCTCTCGGCTATCCACATAGGTGCAGCGGAAATCCAGAGAATACCCCTGCCGTCCCGCTGCATTGAAATGGATAAGCAGACTGTTCTGGTTGGCCGCATCCCCCTGTACACTGAAACTGTCCCCATTGTCCATCAGTTCCGGCAGCCTCTCCTGCCACGCAGACACCAGACTCTGCTGATCTACTTGCAATTGTCGGTCCATCTTTATTATCAGCCTCCTTCTCTAATACATTGCGGAGAAAGCCGGCTTTTTATTCCCGCTGGAACAGC
The sequence above is a segment of the Paenibacillus sp. FSL R7-0204 genome. Coding sequences within it:
- a CDS encoding DUF6612 family protein; the protein is MNKKWGLSAAALLLTAAVILPGCAKKEEPKEALTSAAAKATAMTSYEMKTKLVINDLSIDTGTNEADASTGQMLSMLKNAELTIDGVYQAEPMQTEMTTVLNLKGDMAMSFTVPMVMTGQKLYVKIPSIPFLPIPETIVNKFVELDLKQLAEEQGAEFNPAQMDAQKVQKLSNEVMNTLLGEYDEAKYFNNIKPKDAGLPEGVEAKQVVQFQVTNDNVKEALTILVNNAMPKIIDILGKEEYKDLLQVEPAKLAEAKEQLQSSEARAEFDKSLADLNKYLTINQFHLNTAVNKDDYPVYQDMLMNIKVNDPDKGENVTLSMNASNQYSKINEKQTFKIGIPQGEDVITLEELQQQFGSTGTSTY
- a CDS encoding small acid-soluble spore protein P, producing MSKPKSMPVPGVQQDNQGPRKERHSSGPAPLSGSKKVKQANHVDHHNPQG